From Paenibacillus physcomitrellae, the proteins below share one genomic window:
- a CDS encoding GAF domain-containing sensor histidine kinase has protein sequence MNIFNNNLTIPYGLLEELPDPLLVFDQDFRILFTNEAGKKWVKSLGDAAGLNLWEEIPSFLREGLQTKLRSFNNQFPEQQVIECDVVDPLNRENYKVKLYLSGRDIILQICEASSEQVIERKILENHEQLLILQEAAHHIIYQEEPKALLDSLFSELSDYLNLEVYFNYILDQETQHIRLMNYSGIDEETAEELEWLKLGEAVCGKVAESKQKLIIENIQQSSDPAVSIVKKFGIEVYACHPLLFYGRLIGTLSFGTSKRTSFSAKELELLETVSNQVAAAFERTFLISELRNKNQELEQNYNKLLRNEKKYKNIFDGAMDGILLMDQTGLVLDANYSACTILDLTYNELVSQPYQSVIDILRLDTTNGEVWVRQKKGTPQSPGKLLEYSINNDHGFPGVMLFIFRDTTTKRMMINTLSEAKELAEKTSRSKSEFLAMMSHQLRTPLNTMLGYIQILAEDDTNPLNNIQNARVTKMLDSCNRLIRLTNEILDHLNLENGTQTLKLECVNLDNSLEEAIQGIQSVASEKSIQIKVEEKSGSDRQLFVEADAFRVKQILINILNNAVKYSPAEGNVEICHKVVGDFVRITVKDYGIGISEEYHKAIFEPFFRIYDPYFNIEGTGIGLTLVKNFVILMGGKVGVRSQPHQGSQFWFTLRLKKETLKH, from the coding sequence GAGATGCGGCTGGACTAAATTTGTGGGAAGAGATCCCGTCGTTTTTGAGGGAGGGACTACAGACGAAGCTCCGTTCTTTTAATAATCAATTCCCTGAACAACAAGTTATTGAGTGTGACGTCGTGGACCCTTTAAATCGTGAAAACTATAAAGTAAAACTTTATTTATCCGGGCGGGATATTATTCTTCAGATCTGTGAAGCAAGTTCTGAACAAGTGATAGAGCGGAAAATTCTCGAAAATCATGAACAGTTGCTGATTCTGCAAGAGGCTGCTCACCACATTATTTATCAAGAAGAACCTAAAGCACTGCTGGACAGCTTGTTTTCGGAGTTATCAGATTACTTGAATCTGGAGGTTTACTTTAACTATATTTTAGACCAAGAGACACAACATATAAGATTAATGAATTATTCCGGAATTGATGAGGAGACGGCTGAAGAACTGGAATGGCTGAAGCTTGGAGAAGCGGTTTGCGGTAAAGTTGCAGAAAGTAAACAGAAATTAATTATCGAGAACATTCAGCAGTCCTCTGACCCGGCCGTTTCTATCGTGAAAAAGTTTGGCATAGAGGTTTATGCCTGCCATCCTTTGTTGTTTTACGGCAGGCTGATAGGAACCCTGTCATTTGGAACTTCGAAGAGAACCTCATTTTCTGCAAAAGAACTTGAACTGTTGGAAACGGTAAGTAATCAGGTGGCGGCTGCTTTTGAGCGGACTTTTTTGATTTCCGAGCTTCGAAATAAGAACCAGGAACTGGAACAAAACTATAATAAGTTATTACGCAATGAAAAGAAATATAAAAACATATTTGACGGGGCAATGGATGGCATACTCCTTATGGATCAAACTGGTTTGGTTCTGGATGCTAATTATTCGGCTTGTACCATTTTAGATTTGACATATAACGAGTTGGTGAGTCAGCCTTATCAGTCCGTAATAGACATCCTTCGTTTGGATACTACTAATGGTGAGGTATGGGTGCGTCAGAAGAAAGGTACTCCGCAGAGTCCAGGCAAGCTGCTGGAATACTCCATAAATAATGATCACGGTTTTCCTGGAGTCATGCTTTTTATTTTTAGAGATACAACAACTAAACGAATGATGATTAACACTTTGTCCGAGGCCAAAGAATTGGCGGAGAAGACAAGCCGGTCAAAGTCGGAGTTTTTGGCTATGATGAGTCACCAGCTTCGTACACCGTTGAATACTATGCTTGGTTATATTCAGATACTGGCTGAAGATGATACTAATCCGCTTAACAATATTCAGAATGCAAGAGTTACAAAAATGCTGGATTCGTGCAACCGACTGATTCGTCTAACCAATGAAATTTTAGATCACTTAAACTTAGAAAATGGAACACAAACCTTAAAGCTAGAATGTGTGAATTTGGATAATAGCTTGGAGGAAGCCATACAAGGGATACAATCAGTTGCATCTGAGAAGTCCATTCAAATTAAGGTTGAGGAGAAGAGCGGCTCTGATCGACAGCTATTTGTTGAAGCTGATGCTTTTCGTGTAAAGCAGATCTTAATCAATATTTTGAATAATGCTGTAAAGTACAGTCCTGCCGAAGGGAACGTTGAGATCTGCCATAAAGTTGTTGGCGATTTTGTAAGAATTACAGTTAAAGATTACGGAATCGGCATATCCGAAGAATATCATAAGGCTATTTTTGAACCCTTCTTCAGGATTTATGATCCATATTTTAATATTGAAGGTACCGGTATTGGATTGACACTGGTTAAAAATTTCGTGATTCTCATGGGTGGAAAAGTAGGAGTTCGAAGTCAGCCGCATCAAGGCAGTCAATTTTGGTTTACACTTCGCTTAAAAAAAGAAACTCTTAAGCATTAA